The Corvus cornix cornix isolate S_Up_H32 chromosome 6, ASM73873v5, whole genome shotgun sequence genome includes the window CACTGGTCAAATGCAGACACTGGACTGCCTTCATAGCTACGTGGCACTACAGGGCTTAAAACAGTAGATTCCACTGGAGTAATGAAAATTACTGTGACCTGTGGTTCATTATACATTAGCCTTCAGGACCTACAAAGTAGAACACCAGTCTTTATTACAGACAACAGATAAAATTGCTTGGGATTTTGacttaaaagaagagaaacaataTTTGCACTCACTTTTTCAGCATCCTTTCCTTTGCAATTAACGCTGACAACACTGCTATTTGCTCTGAGCCACTGGAATTCCCTCAGCATCTGTGCACCTTTGGGCCCATGTTCATAAGGAAGGTAAAACAAGTCAGCAAGAAGCTGTAAGTCCTCCAAAGTCACTGGTTCTACTGTGTAAAGAGGCTTTTCATTAGGCCCAGGcacaaaatgttctttgttaATTTGTTCATCAGTCTGCATAGGTGCAATGTCACTGCCAGAGTCTTCCTGCATAGACATCTCTGGAGACTTTGACTCAACTATACTCTCCTTATCCGTATCCATTGGcttcagctcctctgccatCTTGGCTTCAGCAATATCTGTCAGTATCTGGTTTGCATTCTTGTCTGCATCATCTTGTTTTTCCACCACCATGTCCATTGGTTCCTCATCAGATtgcttcttctcctcctccttggccAAGGCTGGTGAGTCACTGCTCAGCGCCGTGCCCTGGCTCATGATGGGTTCCTGGTACACCGTGGTAACCACTGTCGCTGCATTTAAAGAGGATGGTGCCACCAGTGGCCCTACATCCCCTACAGGGGTTTTAGCACCACTGTGGGCCACCTGCCTACCTGAGAATAAGAAGAAACAAGTTTAGTTTTCAATATCTGCCAACTAACATTCAAATCAGCAACTCCTGCAAACGATGGATGATTTTGTTACCACAGCACCCCATCAGCACAGCTTCCTTTTGGTATTTTGCCTGTTCACTTCTGTCAATGTAATTCTAACTACTGACTTTGAGTTTTGCAAGTTTCCTTTTCACATAATTGGTAAGCAAAGATaggatgaagaaaaagttaGGAAAATTAGTTAACATTtgtgtgctgccagcagcatttttaaCTATGTCATCAGAATAAAAAGCTCTCAAAGCCActatttttccctctgcatcAACTGACTTGGTAAAGTTGTATTTGAGTATAAAGGACACTTCATAAGAAAAGGACTGATGCTAAAATATCTCAAtttcaaaaatgtctttaaCCTGGGGGAAATTGAGACATTCAAAACCTTACTGGATACAGTCTTGGACAACCTGCTCTAATTCACCCTCCCTGAGCAAGGTCGTTAGACTCAAGAGCTCCCTTCCAACTTCAACTATACTGTGAAAATGGAGGCAGACTGACACCTTAATTACTGCTCTTCACccagcatttctgctgcagctgagttTTAGAAAGATACAAAACTCTACAGCAGTTCAAAAGCATAAATGCACCAGAGCAGTCAGGAGAACCAGCTCTTCTATTCCATCACCAGTTACCACAGAAAGATGCTCTGATCATCTGAAACCCACAttagagaaaaacagattttaccTCAGATCCCAAGCTCCCACTAGTACAGAAAAGGTGTACAATGCTGGAAGGAACTCAGCTGGTTTACGTAGACAGAAACTCAAGAAAGTAAAACTATCTTAAAACAACTGGAAGAACACGGAGTCTTCAGGACCAGAACTAGTGTTTACGACAATCTAACATCAACTcggaaaaataaaaacaactctTTCCCTCTCAGATTCCTCTGAAGTGTAGTAACAACTGGGACTAGCAAGATCCAGACCCTTTCCTGTCTTGTATCAGAAGTGCCAAAGGATAATACATCAAGATTTCTTCTGTTGATCAGTCAGAGCATTACAAGCACACTGCAGAACATCAAGCATTCTTACTTTTTTAAGGTTCCCCAATTACTAAggtagaaaatatttccagctgAAGTGTATGAATTGCCAGGATCTGTAAAATATCCTTAATCTAAACACAAATACTGAACATCTAACCCCATTTTTCTACCAACCCCAGAATGATACCAAATCATACTCACTGCTGTATTGCTGAGGTACTCCAAATTCCTGCAACCATTCTGTTAAGGCCAGCTTCAGGGCCATTTGTGGGCTGTAGAGAACATCCGTTTCAATATCTTCATCACTCCCCTCATTTTCCAATTTAATCTGGATCGAAACCGTGCTGTCTTCAGTATCAGCTACAGAGACAAATTTTTAGAAGCTATCACGCAAGTTTgatttaaaatagcaaaaataaaagtaatgtCAGACAAGGCATTCAGTCACTCACAGGCTTACttaaaaaaggacaaattactagaaaagaaagaaaattatggtCACCATCCGTATCAACACAGAAACCAGACACCCTGGCATTCAGGGTGTCTTCTGATCTGAACTGCTTCTATTCCAATGAAATCATATCCATGGACACACATCAAATTTGGGcattaaatttgttttccaaaagtGTTAATTACATAACCACAGAAATCTCTCAAGACTAAGCAACTCTTTGATACCACGTGCTCCAGGTACGCCCCAGGAAGCCAGTAAAGCAAGATCATTATCTTTCAGGCAACTGCCTTTTACTTATGGGACAGAAAAGGCTAGGTGAtcataagaagaaaaaattggtGAGGAAGAgttaaaatcattaaaaacacCAAGAATTGGTATGATTTATATGGTTAAGCATAGATCcagcaaacagctctgcatACTTACTCATCACCACATCTTTTCTCACTCCATTCATGTTAGACTTGTACCAGGTCGCAAGCGTGTGAATGGCAACATAATTGGCTTCAAATTCACAGTTTGGATTGGTCAGAACGCCCTTTAGTCGAGGGATGAGCTCAGTTGACCGACCCTTGTAAGGCCCAAGAAAAAGCCTCTTTTGATCATAATCATTAGCATGAATGTTATCCCAGATAACTGGTGCTCTCCGGATGATCTTAGAAACTTCTTCAATGGATTCTACCGGAATGTCTTTGGATACAACTTTTGGACCTAAGCAGGAAACAGGATAATCAGAGGGCTTTGCATATACTTGAAGATTCAATCCCCAAGTAGTTGgacagtttattttaataaaaacttatGAGAAAATACTTAACAccaacaaattaaaagaaataagcCATCAAACCAAACAGTTTTTTACCTGTCCATAACACTTCAATTCCAGGGAGCAGCTTTTCTCCTACAGTCCGTAAATACGGTGACTGGGCAACATTTGGATAACAGAAAGTTCCACAGTACTCTGCACAAGAAAAGAGAATGTCACTGTTATCAGAAGGATGCACATGTGTGACAACATACCCAACTGTCCCACAAACACATTGAGAGAATACCACCCTTTGAAATGAGGaacatttataaaattaatcAAGGCCCAAAAGTCTGaagtataaataaaaaggaCATTACGAATGACACTTAGCATGAAtatcagaaacaaaaagtagagaattattttaaattgctcaagtgtcaaaatggaaaaaattcatCAAGTCCATAAATAGAGGGCCCTGTTACAGCAAACAGTATCCAAGAGAACGAGAAAACCCCAAGACTCATTATAAAGTGGAAATAcctaaaaatattaacattgGAACATACATCTCTAAAGTTAAGGTCTGCAACAGAACCAAACTACTACAGTGTAAGAGGAtaaactagaaatattttttttacaaataaagcAAGTCAGTGACTAGTGAAGtcagcaattttattttaaaaaggaaccAGGGACAGCAGTAAGCAGAGACTActtctacttaaaaaaaaaaaaatcttagaaacTAACAACCTGCTAATTCAGGAAGCAAAGACTTCagttcaagttaaaaaaaaaaataaatcttcctttAGCCTAATTCTCAGTTCAAACTTCTTGAACTGTTCTATCAAGTTGCCTTCTTTGCTTGGCATTGAGCCTTTCAGAAATGTATAGATTTGGAAAAACCTTTGCATACATTTGAATAATCAAACTTTTCTTTATAAGTCAATTTCTTCAATCAACCCCAGAATACTCCTTAAGGcagttattaaatattaaaccAGCTTTTCACACAGTGAGATAACACTCCCCCTCATTTAAGGCTGAACCAAACGATTCTGCTCATTTTACCTGTAGGACAGAAAAGGAATGTGTCTGGTTCTCCTAGATACTGATAAATTTCATTTGTGATTGAGACTTGAGCATGAGcaaaagaactgaaaacttCTTTGTCTGCTGCGCACATGTTGTGATCAATATCATCAAACAGCAGTGCAAAAGATCTGCAGCCAAACTGAGAAACCTAATACAAGAGACAAgagcaaaatgtttcatttgttaaattgtttcttttaatcaaactgtagaattttaaaatctaatctACCTTAAAGGGAACACCTATAGGAATGGGGGTATAGTGGAGGCAAAACAGACTTTGGTTTCTATTCACAATGAATGCCTGAAGCTCTGCTTCTCTCAAAGATTAGACCTTTAAAGACCTGCAATCTGTTCCAGTTCTAACCATCCAAAGCTGATCTAACAGGATGGACAGCCGGGAAAAAAGCTAATTCTGTAACAGCTcttgggaaaaggagaggagtCAGTTAGGAGAACAAAGATGATGTGCATGTCAGGTCTGCCTGCACAGGCATTTATTGTGGGCAAGAGTTCTTGCTTTAGCAGTGCATCTTGGCTTCAAGATTCCGAAATACTCTGAAGACAAAAATAGCCTTCAGCATCCAGTACAagatgaggatttttttttaaaatctaagtTATTGTTGGCTACTTCTGCAACACAACCTGAACACATCCATCAGAACCATTCAGAGACACCCAACCtaacagcagtgctgaaaagGTTCAAGAAGCTGGTGAAAAGCTGCAAGAGTGAGCAGGGTATTGGAGCTTCCAAATTAAGCAGCACTGCAACTGTACTAAGTTTGTGTCATCCTTACCTGGTCCAGCTTACGTTTCAGTGTGGATACCTCTTTAGGATTGGAGAAAGTGATGTCAAGTCCAGGTGAGATTGCATAGATGAATTCTATTTCGTGTTCTCGTGCAGCTGATATTAGAGTCATTAGCTGCTCtggaaatcaaattaaaatagTTCAGAAGGACccaacagttaaaaaaaattctcaggtGTCATTTAGAGTATATTATAAAGTGCAGATGCCTCTTCTATCGTAATTAGAAAAAACATTTGCTGGAATTTCTTGAAACTAACACAGCAAAGAACACCAAATTATTTGGAAGAGTCTTCAGCAATTATGCCAACAGGAATACAACAACTGTCCTTGtattctcattttccatgttaaaaattctacaaataattttaaaattctcttaaTCTCAGTGCTGTGAGACAAACATGGATATAGACTATTTCCACAGTATGTAAATCAACAATTCTAGAATTATTACTCATTTTTCCACACATACTAACAGACAATTTATTGCAGTAATATGTGACAGTGGTTCACATACTACTCATAGGATTAAAGCTTGGGCACATGAAAAAGTGGGGTTTAACATCACTGTGCAGAAGtagttgctttaaaaaacaaacttgcAATTGACTCTTTCATAGAATGAATAAAgacaattattttcattatatttaacAATCTTTGCTGTTATTGGCTATTACCTTGCAGTATCCTTTAgattctttttctgcagtgattCAAAGAGGACTCCAAGAaggattatttaattttaagggAGTATAATTTTTCCCCTCACCCAAGGAAAACTATAATCCCCTCAGTCTAATAAACCATCATAAACCCCATAAATGCCAGAGGTGGATGAACCAACTCACACTAGCATGAACAGATCTTTTATGTTCTGACTAACTGGTCAAGAGCTGTTTTTGTAACAGGTACTCTTTTCATTGAGACAAGGACTTAATGAATCACATAAAAGGACATGCTATTTGCTcatcaatattttttcccttttctgaagcaaataatttctacttCAAAATATGGCCCAGATGTTCAAGAGCCAGAGGAATTAAGTCCAAGCAACCCTTCCCTTGACAAAAAGTAAATCTTGTAAGACAAAGTCTTAAAAGCAGTTTCAGAAATCATCTGCAGTTATAGTTAGAAGAAGTAAATCCACGCTTGTTCCAAAGCTCCAATAAACACACCTGCAGGGTATTAAGAAGACATCTCCAGTCACCTTTGGGAAAGGCTACTGTGACTAAACACACGCAAGCATACATAGCAATAACCAATTTATTCAAAAAGCTACTTATagaaaacacagaggagaaataaaagcaattacCTGCTTCCTCCACAGAGTACATTTCTCGCCAAAACATCCTGTGCTTGTAGTCGTCCTTTGGAGCATACAGGTACGTATTCAGTCCCCACTTTTGAAGCctacaaacacaggaaaaaagcctttaaatagCCTACAAATGCAGGAATCCTATGTTTTACTTCATCTTAATTCTTCTACttaatctatttttttgttcactGAACATTGTGTTATACCATTAAATCACAAAATTTGAAGCACAAATTATATTGGACAAATTTGGTTTATGCAAGATGAAAAGGTGAATACAAATCCCCAAGGATACAGATATTAGGCAGAAAGTTGCTCTAGGTTAGAACAATAATTCTTTCCAGGCTTAAGTGGAAGATTATGATTACATTCCGATGGAATGTGCTGCAGTAAGAGGAAACATGACTTGCCTTCTAAAAAGttctttcctctgctccatcACCCAAGGTCTTCCATAAAATCCTACGGGCAACAACATTAGAATTATCCAGTTAGATTATGCCTGCTCCATGAAACTTTGTATTAACGACCcaccattttcttcctcttttgctACATTTGTCAAAAAGCTTCCCaaagcagaaagtaaaaaaaatagttaGCATAAAATAGTAACAGCCTAAACTgatctaaatttaaaatgcaattataatttgttttatttcttatgaTCTAAGGTCTTATAATTTTGGCCACTGaagcaattaattttcagaatacAAACTGTGTTGCTGAGCATATGCCCTTGACAAGTCAAGTCAGCATTATTATAGCAGCAGACTGAGCAGTTATAACCTAATTAAACTACCACTCCAGACACCTACAAAATAGATTTGATTTTAAGGTGAACACTGAAGACACCTGAAAATATTTACCAGCTCAAAAATGCTTAACTGGTGGTACAGGCTAGAATTTATATACActgaatatataaatacatattggAGGAGATGACATGTAATTAAAAACATGTGCAAGTGAGCCAACAAAATGCttaggattttatttcttttattctgtttaataggctttttctcaaaattaagTTGCAAACTGATATCCTACTTTACCATTTCCACATTTTACAAGCTAGTACTATGTCTGTGAATAATCATATATAAAAGCATCTACACAAGTGATTTTAAAGTAGACTGTATTGAAAGTCATACAATTCCATGGAAATTGCAACTGCTTCTGGCTTTAAATCTAATCTTTCCATTCTAGAAAcataatacttttaaaaagcactcTCAATGCGCTCTTAGTCAAGCCAACTCACTTAGACCTATGTGCAAACAGTTCAACCACAAGTGGGCACTTCAAAACAAAGCTTCAGCTTGCAGTCCGTGCAAAGACCAGAGACTAAAATAACATGAAATTTAATAAGCTCTTCTTTTCAAACAGCATGGCCACTCAGTGATGAATGATACTACTAATACACAAAGCTCACAGGTCCCCGTAGAACACCAGTTCAAAAGCTAAACAGTATCTTCATTTCCAAAGCTATTCACCCTCATAAATCTGTAAGTATTCAGTCCCATTGAGGTTAAAACCACCCTTCCACCTTTCTAAACTCCAAACTGAAGCCATTTTTTATACATTGTATTTCAGTTACATGTTAAGTGTACAATGCTCTTTTAAGAAGCTTAAAGCAAGAGGCTCAAGTTTCAAGAATTATTCTCTCAAACAGTGATCTCAAACTGCCTGGCACCACAATGTGGCAAAACTGAGCAACTACTTCTCACAACTGCCCAGGGGCAACACAGAACAAGAAGAGAGAGTAGAGAGGCCTGAAAACCTCCCAGTTTACTTCACCCAGAAggaatttcttattttcacttAGGTTTCCTGACTCTGACTGATGCTGCCCTGAGGAAGCTCAAGAACCCACAAGAGAAGTGAAATGCTGTGAGACCTAATGAATATCCCCTATGCCTCATAACTTGTTCACAAGACTTTTGCTTTACTTACAATACTGCTGTTTCAGACCTACAAGCCTAAAGCAAGGCACAGCCtattataaaaagaaagaaaatcagttaccaaaaattaattaaataaggCTGAACAGAACTGGTTAATCTGAAGAGATACTTTCTCATCTGTCAACACATTTCTTAGGTTACTACTGTCACCAGCTGATGACAATTCTTGGATCTTTCTgtccaaatgaaaaaattgaCCTGGTTTTGTACTACTCCCTCAGGACTCTGTGTCAGATTAATACAAAGTCAACAGATCATGCCAAAATACCTCATCCCATTACCATGCTCTCCATCACTAAAAGCCAGGACGTCCTAGAGGCAGTGCACCCAAGCTTTGCATTCAGCAATCTCTTAGACCTTATTACTCTGCAAAACAGTGAATTTGGTAAGTGACATAGGCTCTTCACATTCTTAGAGCGCATACCCAGTATTTGGCCAATTGCCCTCTGCCTTTTCTACCAAAGATCCAAATTCTCCATCTCAGTGCTTTAATCTCACTATACCTTAGTCTGTATTAACCACTACACTATGTTTAAGTATTTATCTACACTTCTGAAGttaattcctgtttttctcttaacTCTGTAATTCCCTTGAGTCATTAATGAGACAGATGTTTTCACTCACTACCATTTACCTCATTCACCacaagtttgtttttctgttggtggtggttttttgtttgccttttttttttaaacactcccctattcctttttcccccccatacACATATTACTGTTAGATTGGTAACTCCTAACCAGTGTCTGACAGCTTCATGGGGCAGAGGccattttattgctttgttttgtgcacCATACACTCAAGAACACCTGCAACAAAATATATGCTGAGGCAACCAACAATGTAACTAacacaacaagaaaaattattacgGTATTCTCAGTGGTTCACGTAGAAACCTGGACAAACAAGTGATGTTCCAGGTGTATCAGCAGGAACATGAGAAAACATGCTGTTACAATCTGTGCTTCTCTTCACTGTTGCCTGTCTCCAAAGCCTTCAATCTGGCATCTACCGTCACAGAATTAAGTCtattagcaaaaaaagaaaaaggcattttcctcCACATTGACTGTATTTAAACCCTACCAAGTGCTAAAAAGAAAGGCATCATCAAGTAGGCCTAATTCATCTCTCACAGTGATATTTACAAAGCCAAATGCTCTTTTAATTTAAGATATGAACAGAAAACAGTCTGCAAGTAATGGCAGATACTGACTTTGATAAACTGTCTGTTCCCCTCTCCATTCCATCTGTTAATCATTTTGTTTCCCTACTAGAAAATCATTATAGGTAAAGAAATAATAAGAGATCACAGGAAATGAACAATTTAAAACCAACTGCTACGCTGCGAATAAATCACTTTTCCTGCTGGCTTTCAACCACCTACCTTAACTGATCTGTCAGAAATGCATTACTGAGAATTGCAAAAAGTCCCTTTATTCTGCAGCTTCAGCAACAATCTAAATCTTTAAATGCAGCAACTATGCTAAAAAACAGAGGACTGTTctacaattaaaataataagcTACAATACTTTAGAGAACAAGGtacttttaatattaattacagAGCAGATATTTACGGAATTACCTAGTCCCTACTCAGGACCGAATGTGAGTCTCCAGTGCGCAGGAAGACCACGTACAGCCGGGATAATCGCGCGGTAGCTCTGCTCTCTCCTACTTCCCCTTTAGACACGTACGAGCAAGcgagccccagcactgcctcagcCTCCGAGGAATCATCGGCGCGCTGGGGTGCCAGGCCTGCCCTCGCCCCGCCGCACAGCTGCCATCAAAGGGCGCTCCCCGCTCCAGCACAAGCCCCGGGGGCAGAAGCCCCGCCCGGGAGCCgcagctcctccccaccctGGCGGAGTCCCGGCCAAGAACCGCACGCCACCTCCCCGCCGAGCGGGCTCCTCCGGGcgggggaggagaggaaacgGGGAAGCAAAGCCAGCTGGGACCAGCCCACCCCCGGCCTCCCGCGGATACCGAACCCCTCGTTTTCCCGCACCCCCTCTCTCCCAGGGGAGATCCTCTCCGAGAACTCTCACCTTCGACGACTCCGCAGAGGAAGCGACGGGAGCCCAGCGCCGTCTCCGTCTCGGTGTCGGTCTCCTCACCCCCCGGGACCGGCCCTGCGGTGGCGCCCGGCGGCTCTAAAGGGGCGCCGGGCACCCCGGCCGGGTTGGGACTGCCCTGGGGCTCCTCCAGCGCCgcctgcccctccttctgcaccaTCCTGCCGCCCGCCGCCAGCGCCGCCGCtcgccgggccgggccgagccgagccACGTCCCTGCCGTCCCCGCTCCGCAGCCCCTTTGTCTCCGCCGCtccggggccgccgccgccgccgcttcctGTTTACGGGGCGCTGCGCCTGCGCGGGGAACCGGCCCCAACCGGTCCGCGCCGCTCCGCCCGCAGCCGCCCCGCTCCGAGGGACCGCCGCGGGAGCCGGGGGAGCGTCTGCCTCGGCGGGAAGAGAGCGAAGGACGCGGGCGGCCGGGACCGCGCCGGTGGAGCGGGAACAACGGGCTAGGGCGCGGGAGGCTCCTCAGGGAATGAGGCGGGCGGGCGACGCGCGCGCTCTGCGCAggcgcggggcgggggagggCGCGCACTGCGCGTGCTCGGCAGGGCCGGCAGCGGGAGGGGCGAGGCCGCGGCGGCCTCAGGGCGCTTGCGCGGGGAGGCAGCGCGCGCCCGCAGCGCACGCGCGGGGGGCCGCGGGGACGGAGGGGGAAGCGGCAGTGTGATAAGGCGCATGCGCTGTGGGGTTTGTGTAGGGAAGCGGCGCCGaggggggaaggagggtggGGAATTGAGTGTTTACCTCGCGTCTGCGCACGCGC containing:
- the OGA gene encoding protein O-GlcNAcase, with the protein product MVQKEGQAALEEPQGSPNPAGVPGAPLEPPGATAGPVPGGEETDTETETALGSRRFLCGVVEGFYGRPWVMEQRKELFRRLQKWGLNTYLYAPKDDYKHRMFWREMYSVEEAEQLMTLISAAREHEIEFIYAISPGLDITFSNPKEVSTLKRKLDQVSQFGCRSFALLFDDIDHNMCAADKEVFSSFAHAQVSITNEIYQYLGEPDTFLFCPTEYCGTFCYPNVAQSPYLRTVGEKLLPGIEVLWTGPKVVSKDIPVESIEEVSKIIRRAPVIWDNIHANDYDQKRLFLGPYKGRSTELIPRLKGVLTNPNCEFEANYVAIHTLATWYKSNMNGVRKDVVMTDTEDSTVSIQIKLENEGSDEDIETDVLYSPQMALKLALTEWLQEFGVPQQYSSRQVAHSGAKTPVGDVGPLVAPSSLNAATVVTTVYQEPIMSQGTALSSDSPALAKEEEKKQSDEEPMDMVVEKQDDADKNANQILTDIAEAKMAEELKPMDTDKESIVESKSPEMSMQEDSGSDIAPMQTDEQINKEHFVPGPNEKPLYTVEPVTLEDLQLLADLFYLPYEHGPKGAQMLREFQWLRANSSVVSVNCKGKDAEKIEEWRNRAAKFEEMCSLVMGMFTRLSNCANRTILYDMYSYVWDIKSIMSMVKSFVQWLGCRSQSSAQFLSGDQEPWAFRGGLAGEFQRLLPIDGANDLFFQPPPLTPTSKVYTIRPYFPKDEASVYKICREMYADGADQPFHSLPDLIGDKLVGGLLTLSLDYCFVLEDEDGICGYALGTVDVTPFIKKCKMSWIPFMQEKYTKPNSDKELSEAEKIMLSFHEEQEVLPESFLANFPSLIKIDIHKKVTDPSVAKSMMACLLSSLKANGSRGAFCEVRPDDKRILEFYSKLGCFEIAKMEGFPKDVVILGRSL